CTGAGGGGGCCTACGAAAGGATTCCTAAACTTGTGGACAAGAACAGTGTGTTCTcttgtgcacaaacacacatcttttATTCCATCATCGATACAACTCTTCTTCAACCCATTTACATGGGTAGAACACCTAATTTGGTGCTAGTAATGGAATTAGTGGGATAATATGAACAAGTGCACTCTTTCGTTTTTCTAGAATAAGACTTATAGTTTAAACTCACACTGCCTTCCTAATGGATTTATGTACAGATAGTGCAAGGAAAACAGGTCGAGCAGAAGGGAAGCGTGCAGGCGGCTCAGATGCATGTGCTGCTTGGTGCAGCTGGCAGCAGAGCAGGATATTTGTTCTCTGCTTGTCTCAATAAGCTGTACTGCAATGGCTGAGCGAGAACATTTTACATGGGGGCGGGGGCAACTacagcagagtggaaggccatGCAAATgaaataatagaaaatatatataaataaagacatacttTATTGAAGGAGCTCAATATTTCATTTCAAACTgttacttttgttatttttgcaattttttgagtccctctctgatcatcttttgacctaatgtaaaagtgctcccagtggtctttttattctaattatgtcatctctaggcaaaatccaaaacctgtgttttttccaggacatagcTCCTGCAGATcaacaggagttcatcagaaatttactTCTGAGTTGTGCAGAAGTaagcctgccttcatttcccatcaactctttgtttacactctctcctactagcttacagcccctcacaaccccaacccaacattaaagatttaaaaaaaatggggagcaatattggagctgtccagccgtacagttttgagccacatgccagcttggatgaggaaaatgaaaacatacatgatctatttttctgcaagtggatgcatcagaactgAGCTGAACAGAGAGCTAGAAACTATCACCTTTTTCAAATAGTATGCTTTCATCTCCTCCGTCTGtattcaccatgatttgaacaaagaagtATTCAGAAACAAAATTGTATCTTTCTTCTTTATctatccatcatgagaaaaaggctataagaacttattaaaaacaccaaaaacaaaattttcattggagtgggtctttaaagaagctttttttgatgatttcttaatctttgacAAAAATGATGCTTATATGATTTTTGGGGTTATTATTAATAACcccaaaaataattattaatagCCCCAAAAATggggggcaaagctttttgctgccCCTCCGTAGGTCCGCCCCTGCtgcgctctttttttttatattgatggCTTTAGCTTTATTACTGCACATAGGGAGTTTAAAATCAGAATTccaatgtcttcattttcaatGAATACTTGTCTAAACCCTACCATAGTGGCTCATTGGAACCTAAACCCCCGCCCCTCCCCGCCGCCGCTTGTGTAAATAGATGACTGTCCAGCCACCTTGTTTTATTTCAGTGTGAGTTCCGGCTGGAAGAAGACTGTGGCTTTAAGAGAAAGCGGGGAGGGGCGGAGTCACAGCGTCTGCCTATAAGAAGTTTCCCAATGCAACAGTGGACTGATCTAGAAGTGTCAGAAAAGCCTGAGCGCAGATAACACACGCATAcacacgcgcgcgcgcgcgcacacatgCAGGCGTCCCGTTCCTAAAGCAACAGAAGACTACCAAAGCTTCAGAGACTCAGGAGATATAATCTGTGGACCAGGAtttggagtttctttttttttttttgagggtgCAGTGGGTCTGTCAACGAAGGAGAATTGCCAGTCTATTTCGGTGAGTCCAGAATGTGATCTGAAATGTCTGGTCAGACCTACAAAGCTCTTGTTTTGTGTTCCAGCATGGACTAACTTAATGCAACATTAGAtcagctttttttctccatgtcatCACTCGTTCTATgacattattgtttattatagtgataaataaaaaagtaggaCTGAAAAGGATCATGTGACCATATTTTGGTTCCAACTTTTGTCCTATAGCATTGTTATGGCCTTACCTTTTGGGCTGCAGTATTGCTCAGAATGGTTTCCACccacaaaaaaagggaaataacaAATCACTGCATCATCATTAAACCTGGCCTTGCCAAATAGCTGACTTGTGTCTTGTGTCGTGAGTCACCTACCTGCTAGAGGCCTTTTAACCATTATTATCTCAATCCGGTAAAGTGAGGGGGTGTGCACAGTGTTTGCTTGCCTCACAGGTAGAGCGAGTATGGTTGCTTGGAAACCTGCTGCAGGGCTGTCACGAGCGGGGTGTGAACTCTTTGCTTGAGGGACTATAGACGACACAGACTGTATCTGAGCACCTTGGATGCCTCTGCCTGTACACCTGGGAGTGAATTGCTCTGCTCAGGTTTGACCTTTAAAAAGACCCACGTCCTGTGGTCATCTGATGAGCAGTAACTGCCTGAAATAATGCCTCCGCAGGAGAACTAATGCTCTGCATGGCTACATCATTTGTTTAATCCCACTGCCTGTAAATGCTCCTGTGGTTGAGTTCCAGAATGAGCTGTCTTTGCACCTGTTGCAAGAGGAAGCACAAGCCCCTAGGGATTCATTATCGAGGATCATGTTGCTTCCCATCCCAGCGGAACCGACTCAGAGGCTCTGGATAGTGGGCTTGCATGCCTTGTTGGGCAGCTTGGCTTCGACTGATGCCCCTAAAGCTTCCTGTTGTTTCAGAGCTTTGTTTTTCCCCAGCTGTCAGCTCAGCTCATACATATGGCTCACAGGAGACTGTGAGAGAAGGGAGCCTCGCTCATTTCAGTCATCACGTCTTCATTATTAGCTGAGCTTCATGCGTGTGCATTCATCTCATTTGGAGTCTTATGGGGAAACGACCATTAGGCTGCACCTGTTAGAATGAACCGTGAAAAAGAAGGACTTTTTGTGCTGCAGGCTGCTGCTGGTGACAGGATTCCACATAAACATCCAATGCCTTTCAGTCGGTCTGTTTTGTTCCCTTCCGCTGAGACACTGATGCCTGTAAGCTCAGTGTCAAAAGTTTGATCAGCTTTTCTTACAGCATTCAGCTGACTTCAGAAATATGAATGGGCTCTGCAGCCCTCTGAATATTCTTTGTTTACACAGCCCTGACACACTTGACATGACACAAACATTCAGGTCACTTGACATGAGGGACTCTTGCATCATCAGGTATATCTGTGGTAACCGGAGGAGCCCCCCCGAGTTTCCTGCTCAGGGGAAACAGGATTACAACACTCTGGTGCAGCACAGTCAAATGCTACAACAGACAACCCATATCATAAGTGTGTAGAAAAGACGTTTTCAAGGTTATTTCTGCACTTAAGCTCCACATAGGCTTCAGTTAGAGTTCAATTCTCCATATACCCATgaaattatttagtttttaaaatacaaatatatacaTCTAAGGTATAAAACTACATCAGAAAACActggtttgttctgtgtttttaattacGGAAATGTGAACTTCTTATGGTAAGGTGCTTTTCAAAAGTAAGcaagattaaataaaacatatatgCTATTTTTTAGGAAGATTTTTCTCTTACTGTCTAAAGGATGTTggcttttttattcaaagattTTTACCTGGCAACCTCATTTTCTCTTCCATTTCTGCACTCTTTGCTTTCAGTCATCATCATTAATGTCTGTGCTTTGGTTGTGTTATAGGTACAACAGAGGCAGGGGTAGCCAGCCGGGCGATCTGAGTGTTTCCTGGCTTTGATGCGACCCGACTGTGCCTGGAGCATGTCCACAGTGGGCCTGACTGCCCAGGAGACCTCTTTTCCCATACAAAACCCCTTCCTCCAGGGCGGCTTCTGTCACAGCATGGCTGGATCCAAACCCTCCTTGAGCTTTCGCCATGAGCTCATGGACAAGTGAGTGTTTAAGATCAagaaggtggtggtggtggtatgGTTGGTTAGAAAGCTTACACTGGTTCTGTGAGGCATGATAAAGTTCTGTGGTTTGCATCAGTGACATATTACCTTCTAAATTATGCAATGCTTGTACATAGCTCTCCTAATCTGTAAATCTTTTTCCTTTATTAGCTTCTACTTTAGCATGGCCTCATCAACTACAGATCATACTTATCGATCTCCGCAAAAGGGGCAACTTTCAAGCAATGAAAGtaagtgtgtttatgtttgatgAGCATGAATTTTAAATTTCATGTGTTGCCTTTGCTGTTATGCATGAATATCTCAATGAGAACAAATAGTTGAAGGATGCTAAGAAGACAGGCTGTTGTGAAGCAACTTGTCAATTgaactgaactgtttttttgtgtttctctctTAAAGGACATATGTACAGTTCACACAGATTACCTTCTAAAAAATTGCGGCCCGCCCTCCTCTCCCTGTCCTTCAGTCCTGAACCATCCACCCCAAGCCCTACAGATGAAGACCAGGTGGTTCCGTCATTCCTGAAGCTGTCAGTTAAGGACTGTGGCAGCCCGCCACGGACACCCGACAGATGTTCCAAACCCTTGCCTCCAATTCCCCTACAAACAGACATCTGCCATGAACAAGCTATAGACAATGAGGTGGAATTTTTCACGAGTACGGACAAAAGCTGCTTGGTTCCGAGTGATGACCAGTGTTCCAAACCATCTCCTTTTCGATATGGACAGCTTCACAGACGGAGCTTCCGGGACTGTGGGCAGATTAACTATGCTTACTATGATGGCCCTTTAGGAACAGATAGGTCTGGCCATCCCCAGCAGCACCATCAGGTGAAACATGTTCAAGCCGTGCATGGACATcatgaacagcagcagcagcaggagccacTCGAGCCAGTGGTATGTCAAAGATCACAGGACAAAGCTCAGAGGAAGTTGCGGCGTTCTCACTCTGGCCCAGCTGGCTCTTTACACAAGCCGCGCCTCATATGCAACAAACGCCACACCTATGGTACTGATAAACCAGAAGTgccaccccctcttcctccaCGTTCACTCAAGACAGGCGACAACCGCCGCTGGTCAGCAGAAGTCTCGTCTGGGGCTTACAGCGACGATGACAAACCACCTAAAGTCCCCCCAAGAGACCCCATGTCCAGAGGCAGCTCTCGTACTCCTAGTCCGAAGAGCCTTATTCCCACATATGTTAATGGGGTAATGCCCCCTACTCAGAGTTTTGCACCTGATCCCAAGTACGTAAGCTGTCGGAGTTTTTTCAGACAGAACAGCGAGGGTTCTCCCTGCATCCTTCCTGTTATGGAGAACGGAAAGAAGGCCAGTGCCACGCATTATTACATTTTGCCTCAGAAGTCTGCATTCATGGAATCACCTTGTGACTGCAACTCGAGGAGGAAGGAGGATTTGGTTTGAAGGGCTTTAGCAGAAACCGTAGAGGACTCTATGGAATATGAGCAAAAACCACTTGACACAACAGTGCATCTGTACATCAAACTGCTGCTTTTAGATGATAAATGTCTGCAACACCTACACATCCTGAACTGACAGGATAGCACACTGTATACAGTTACTGGTCATGTTGACAGAAAGAAAGCTATCGcctaaaatacagcaaaatcTGTATCTGACTAAAGGCTGTGGGACAACTCTAACACATTGTAGAACGTATTTTGATAtggttttatttcattgttgTGCTGTTGTTTTTGATGATGTGGTGCAGTCAGAGGGTGCAAGCAGGCATTGGATCTGATGTGCTCAGTGTTTCATGTCTGGAAAGGTGAGGATGTGATGGCActgggcctttttttttcatgctgcttTTGTCTCTCACAGGTCAGTGACATAAATGTGCATCACTTAATATATGAAGTTTAAATCCAAGCCTGGTgaattttggattaaaaaaagaaaaatgaaggatATTAGTACTCAAATTGTATCTCTGTGTGCTATTGTttatcaaacacaaaataatttatctttCTCAATGAAGTTTCAATACTACTCAAGCCAGCCATGTCACTGTGAATTTGTACTTCTCATGGCATGTTGTTGCTGGCAGCTATGCCTTTTTCCACTAAAATTTCTAGTGCAGCTTGTGTGTTAATATTTGTATGTACAGTCCTACGGTTGTGCattatgtgtgcatgtgaacAACCTGACAAAGTGTTCAAACGACGTGGAGTGCCTTATGTCAGTGGAGAGTTGTCAACCATCCTTGTTACTGCGTGCTGTACGTTTGCAgctcacattttagtttttttctttttcttgaagtCTCcaggtttctttttattttctgttgcaCAAAAATTGGTCTGTTTAAATGAAAGTGAGTATAAGCTGATCTTTTTGAAATTTCCTGAAACAGTTGGAGCTTAGTTTTGAGTCGCTAGAAACCCATTAGCCTCAAGCCCTACCTCATGTCGATGTTAATCCTGTATTTCACATTGACCCCCCCAAAACAACCAATCAAACCAGAATATCCAAACCAGAAAAGCAGAGGAATTTAGCCTCATATTATACTTGGCACTAGTTCTATTTAAAATTTTTCCACGATTTGGTCAAGTGTCAAAAGAATATCTACAAAGGAAGCTCTTGGGTCAGAGAATTTAGCCCAACCTGTTAATACAAATGCATTACAAAGATAATGCAGGCTTCACCTGTCTGACACAAACTTTCCTGTTCTGCACATGCATTCCTGTCTTACGTGATTGCAGTGGGTGTGGTCCCAGAGACTTTGGCTGCTGGCAGCCAAGAAAAtgcatgtattttttattgttgtagaTTATTTACGAAGTATCAGGATATTATAGAAAATGTAGCACACGTGTTAAGAAACCCTCTgtatcaaaaatgttgttttagtttGGGAAACAAAACAGCTAAGGTCAATCGGTCATtgaagtaaactttttttttttcctttctttctagCTCACATGCCTTGACAACCACTATGTTGCTTTTGACCtatgtttgaaatgtttacatCTTATACTATTTAATCTTAAGGTATTCACATGTCTTATCAGAAAAAGTAAAGCTGAATGAAGACTAgtttatcataaaaaataacatcTCTGCTGTTGTGAAGACACTGAGAGAGTTCAGTATGGTGTGTACAGTATTTAACAATTCAATGTGTTGTTATGAATAGCTGGTAAGCATATAGTCTTTTAAATGAcaaggccaaaataaaaataaattatttatgagTTTGTTTCGTTCTCTTTCTGTCAAGAGTGATATCTCCACTCAGCTGCTTGGCCTGTTTTATCACCCACACGCCCTCATCCTTTGGCGTTTTGTGACTGGCCTCTATCCAGAGAAAGGAGAGTAGCAGGTGTACTCTCTTCCTCTTCCTGgttacaaaactttttttttttttttgcgtgacTGCTTCGATGCTTCCTGGCGGCCAGTTTTGCACATGCTGATTAAGAAAATGTTGCAAGTCCCTTGACAGGAGTCCATGTGCTGCGGCAAGGAACACCACAACCCTATGAAGCACCGGGCTTCCAATCATGACTGAATTTCTTATAGTATGCCACTAATTCCTGTTTCCAACAGCTACTTGGTTGTTTTTTCCCCATTGTGGTCTCAAAGTAACAAAAAGTGGCATTTGAACATTCAAAACATCCTGCAAACCCTTTCACCTGGTTCACTTGAGTTGCTAGGCAACAGCATAGGGGATGGTAACTAAAGAAAGGCCGTTGCTGTGCTTGTATGtagcttaaaaaatatatatatatatatatatatatatatatatattttggcaCTATTGTTAATGCAATCCATTCTAAactaaaaagtaattaaaaagcagattttgtAAATTAAGCTTTacgtttcattatttttatttaccaaatagggtcaaaaatataaacaaatgtttgtttttctttttcttttcttcctttcaaATCCCAAACTGCAATGAACCTCATATTTCCACACTCAGTTGTTTTTCTGacctgtttttgtgtaaaaaaaagataggaaaTGAAGCCTATGATTATGACTCATTTGCACATCTTAATAAGTGCATAAGGTGGTATTTACTCCGCTTGAGCAACGACCTGAACAAACATTCTCATGTGGGCTTAGGGCTGTCTTGAAgctttatattatttttaacatgCTGAAATTATTgacatgcaaaagaaaaaggactCTGACACACTAAATCCTCAAATTGACTTTGTGAAAATTTGGTTTGGATGTAGTATATCTTATCATTTTATTTGGAAGACAGTTGTTAATGTTTAACTTCTCCTAAAGCATTACTGGTTAAAATGTACTCAGGTCAGAGTGCTTATGTCTTAAAGACAGCAAATTAAGCACtagtaaaaacctttttaactgTCCATATCTTTCTacggaaagtaaaaaaatacattttttgatctaGATTTGTCCAAAAACTTTCCAGATTCAATGTATTGCATATTTAATGTCTTGACTGATCAAGTCAAGCAACATCACATTCTCACTAAAACTAGTGAAATGTGTAAGTTTTAACTTCAGATCTctattttgccatttttggGGACCGTCATGATCAATCCCTTGTATTACTCCTCAATTACCCCTCtaccttttctgttgttttggaaACCAGTTTAAATTAAGGCATTTATGCCATCTAGTGTCAGAGCTTGTAAAGAGCCCTGAGATTTCCATAGGAAAAACAAACCCTTGACCCTTTAACCTTTTGACACCCAATGCATTTCTTGGGTATTGAAATTTCCATGTAGTAATTTTCCTGTTTCAACTACCGGCCACTGTTTGTTCAAATGGttgagagaaataaacagcaatacATTTCTAACAGCCAGAGTATGAGTGTTGCGATACAAATTCTTAGCTACATCTGGAGTACTAATGGCTGGATTGGGGGGTCTGACATGATGGAAATGGCTGCCTTATTAACAGTTTGTTGACAAAGGGAGGTTGGTTGGTTGGAGGCTGCATTTATGGTAACTGGAAAAGTTGGTAAACAGTTTTAGAATTTGTTGTGGGCACTAGTGTTTTTAGGCATTTCTGGCTGCAAAGCTACGGTGGCATTTGTATCAGAGCTGTGAGCTGAAGAGGTCCGTTTGTGATCAGTGGGCGGGAAGTTGATTTGGAGCGGCCTGGTGTTGTCAGTACGGTTGACTTGTTCATGGTTACCTTAAGTGACTGCTGACCATGTTCTACAAGAGTTTTAGTGAGTGCAGACTCCTCAGCTGAAGGTGAGGACAGCCTCAAATTGTCTTTGGTCTGTTCCTGCATGCAAATTTTAAACTTGGGACACACGTGTACAAGTTTGTGGTAGAGAACTTTGTGTAAAAATATCCAATTCTCTTACGTGACAAACCCCCAAAGGTTTAGGAATGAAGGTCTTTTAGGAAGAGTTGTTCTTTAGGTGCTGATGCTAAGACCTCTTATG
The nucleotide sequence above comes from Oryzias latipes chromosome 5, ASM223467v1. Encoded proteins:
- the errfi1 gene encoding ERBB receptor feedback inhibitor 1, with product MRPDCAWSMSTVGLTAQETSFPIQNPFLQGGFCHSMAGSKPSLSFRHELMDNFYFSMASSTTDHTYRSPQKGQLSSNERHMYSSHRLPSKKLRPALLSLSFSPEPSTPSPTDEDQVVPSFLKLSVKDCGSPPRTPDRCSKPLPPIPLQTDICHEQAIDNEVEFFTSTDKSCLVPSDDQCSKPSPFRYGQLHRRSFRDCGQINYAYYDGPLGTDRSGHPQQHHQVKHVQAVHGHHEQQQQQEPLEPVVCQRSQDKAQRKLRRSHSGPAGSLHKPRLICNKRHTYGTDKPEVPPPLPPRSLKTGDNRRWSAEVSSGAYSDDDKPPKVPPRDPMSRGSSRTPSPKSLIPTYVNGVMPPTQSFAPDPKYVSCRSFFRQNSEGSPCILPVMENGKKASATHYYILPQKSAFMESPCDCNSRRKEDLV